One Gloeobacter morelensis MG652769 DNA window includes the following coding sequences:
- a CDS encoding MoaD/ThiS family protein yields the protein MAVTVLIPTPLRKLANEQATVHCSGSNLSEVLDSLEEHCPGIKARLCAENGDLRRFVNFYVNSEDIRFLQGRDTPLKDGDEVSIVPAIAGG from the coding sequence ATGGCCGTAACCGTCCTTATCCCTACTCCCTTGCGCAAACTCGCCAACGAACAGGCGACGGTGCACTGTAGCGGCAGCAACCTGTCCGAAGTGCTCGATTCGCTCGAAGAGCACTGCCCCGGCATCAAGGCTCGCCTGTGCGCCGAGAACGGCGATCTGCGTCGCTTCGTCAATTTCTACGTCAACAGCGAAGACATCCGTTTTTTGCAGGGCCGCGACACCCCCCTCAAAGACGGCGACGAAGTCAGCATCGTCCCGGCCATCGCCGGGGGTTAA